Proteins from one Comamonas flocculans genomic window:
- a CDS encoding ABC transporter ATP-binding protein, translated as MALLEIENLSVQFPSHRGRMQAVEGVSLHVDAGEVLGIVGESGSGKSVTMMALMGLVAYPGRVTADRLVFDGHDLLKLSEHERRRLTGKHLSMIFQDATTSLNPCFTVGYQLAETLKLHLGLDRAGARRRSIELLEQVGIPAPERRLAAYPHQLSGGMSQRVMIAMAIACNPKLLIADEPTTALDVTIQAQILDLLRELQRSSRMALVLITHDMGVVREMAQRVAVMYAGQVMEEQSAERLFDDPRHPYTEALMTALPERNLGRARLATIPGMVPGLNDRPGGCLFAPRCRYAQPECQNRPLLRPLQGGAVRCHFELAELHARFPAAAQEGVA; from the coding sequence ATGGCATTGTTGGAAATCGAAAACCTCTCGGTGCAGTTCCCCTCGCACCGGGGCCGCATGCAGGCGGTGGAGGGCGTGAGCCTGCATGTGGATGCGGGCGAGGTGCTGGGCATCGTCGGCGAATCGGGCTCGGGCAAGAGCGTCACCATGATGGCGCTGATGGGGCTGGTCGCCTACCCTGGGCGCGTGACGGCCGATCGCCTGGTGTTCGACGGGCACGACCTGCTCAAGCTCTCCGAGCACGAGCGCCGGCGCCTCACCGGCAAGCATTTGTCGATGATCTTTCAGGACGCGACCACCAGCCTCAACCCCTGCTTCACCGTCGGCTACCAGCTGGCCGAAACCCTGAAGTTGCACCTGGGGCTGGACCGCGCGGGGGCGCGCAGGCGCTCGATCGAGCTGCTTGAACAAGTGGGCATCCCCGCGCCCGAAAGGCGCCTGGCGGCCTACCCGCACCAGCTCTCGGGCGGCATGAGCCAGCGCGTGATGATCGCCATGGCGATCGCCTGCAACCCCAAGCTCCTGATTGCCGACGAGCCGACCACGGCACTGGACGTGACCATCCAGGCGCAGATCCTGGACCTGCTGCGCGAGCTGCAGCGCAGCAGCCGCATGGCGCTGGTGCTGATCACCCACGACATGGGCGTGGTGCGCGAGATGGCGCAGCGCGTGGCGGTGATGTACGCCGGGCAGGTGATGGAAGAGCAAAGCGCCGAGCGCCTGTTCGACGACCCGCGCCACCCCTATACCGAAGCGCTGATGACGGCGTTGCCCGAGCGCAACCTCGGGCGCGCGCGCCTGGCCACCATCCCCGGCATGGTGCCGGGCCTGAACGACCGCCCCGGCGGCTGCCTGTTCGCGCCGCGCTGCCGCTACGCCCAGCCCGAATGCCAGAACCGCCCCCTGCTGCGCCCGCTGCAGGGCGGTGCGGTGCGCTGCCATTTCGAGCTGGCCGAACTGCACGCGCGCTTTCCGGCCGCGGCGCAGGAGGGCGTGGCATGA
- a CDS encoding dipeptide ABC transporter ATP-binding protein, with protein MNAAASATQGAGTGAVIEAHRLQRIYQIPQGLLRPPARLHAVSDVSFSIQPGKTLAVVGESGCGKSTLARMVTLIEPPTSGTLALGGMDAVHAGPEERRKLRQMVQLVFQNPYGSLNPRKRIGQILEALLQINTRLGAAERRDAARAMLARVGLRPEHYERYPHMFSGGQRQRIAIARALMLQPRLVVADEPVSALDVSIQAQVLNLLADLQRELGLAYLFISHDLGVVRHIADEVLVMYLGHTVEHGSKEAIFERPRHPYTQALLAATPGLAGGGRRRIVLKGELPSPLNPPAGCVFSTRCAWATDRCRAERPPQQTFDGRQVACFEAQNIAAATGDEP; from the coding sequence ATGAACGCAGCCGCAAGCGCGACGCAGGGCGCCGGCACGGGCGCGGTGATCGAGGCGCACCGGCTGCAGCGCATCTACCAGATTCCCCAGGGCCTGCTGCGCCCGCCGGCGCGCCTGCATGCGGTGAGCGACGTGTCCTTTTCCATCCAGCCGGGCAAGACGCTCGCGGTGGTGGGCGAGTCGGGCTGCGGCAAGTCCACGCTGGCGCGCATGGTCACGCTGATCGAGCCGCCCACCTCGGGCACGCTGGCGCTGGGCGGCATGGACGCGGTGCATGCCGGCCCCGAAGAGCGCCGCAAGCTGCGCCAGATGGTGCAGCTGGTGTTCCAGAACCCCTATGGCTCGCTGAACCCGCGCAAGCGCATAGGCCAGATCCTGGAGGCACTGCTGCAGATCAACACCCGCCTGGGCGCGGCCGAACGCCGTGACGCGGCGCGCGCCATGCTCGCGCGCGTGGGCCTGCGCCCCGAGCACTACGAGCGCTACCCGCACATGTTCTCGGGCGGCCAGCGCCAGCGCATCGCGATCGCCCGCGCGCTGATGCTGCAGCCGCGCCTGGTGGTGGCCGACGAGCCGGTGTCAGCGCTGGACGTCTCCATCCAGGCCCAGGTGCTGAACCTGCTGGCGGACCTGCAGCGCGAGCTGGGCCTGGCCTATCTGTTCATCTCGCACGACCTGGGCGTGGTGCGCCACATCGCCGACGAGGTACTGGTGATGTACCTGGGCCATACGGTGGAGCACGGCAGCAAGGAGGCCATCTTCGAGCGCCCGCGCCACCCCTACACCCAGGCGCTGCTGGCGGCCACGCCGGGGCTGGCGGGCGGCGGACGGCGGCGCATCGTGCTCAAGGGCGAGCTGCCCTCGCCGCTGAACCCGCCCGCGGGCTGCGTGTTTTCCACGCGCTGCGCCTGGGCCACCGACCGCTGCCGCGCCGAACGCCCGCCGCAGCAAACCTTCGACGGGCGCCAGGTGGCGTGTTTCGAAGCACAGAACATCGCCGCCGCGACCGGGGATGAACCCTGA
- a CDS encoding ABC transporter substrate-binding protein translates to MIFRPLPPARRSRTALLCALALPALMALTPAAAKTLVYCSEGSPENFAPSLNTTGTSFDVIAAVYDPIVQFERGGTKVVPALAEKWTISDDGLVYTFHLRKGVKWHASKSYKPTRDFNADDVLFSIERQWKEDNPYFKVTSSNHSYFNDMGMPKLLKSVEKVDDHTVRFTLNAPEAPFLANLAMQYATIQSKEYADAMLKAGTPEKIDQDPIGTGAFQLQQYQKDAIIRFKAFDQYWAGKSKLDNLVFSITPDASVRWAKLQKGECHVMPYPNPADLDAMRKDANVTVMEQPGLNIGYLAYNNQKKPFDDVRVRKAFNMAMNKKAIVDAVYLSTGVPATNPIPPTQWSYNNAIKDDPYDPEAAKKLLAEAGFPNGMDTDIWAMPVQRPYNPNAKRIAELMQADLAKIGVKAEIKSYEWGEYRKRMQNGEHQTGMLGWTGDNGDPDNFLANLLGCESAKTNGSNVAKFCNEEFEALVQKAKKTTDVAERTKLYEQAQVIFKEQAPWFTIAHAVQLKPVRKEVVDFKLSPFGRHDFYGVSMK, encoded by the coding sequence ATGATCTTCCGCCCCCTGCCCCCTGCACGGCGCTCGCGCACGGCGCTGCTGTGCGCCCTGGCCCTGCCGGCTCTGATGGCCCTGACGCCGGCCGCCGCCAAGACGCTGGTGTACTGCTCCGAAGGCAGCCCAGAGAACTTCGCGCCCAGTCTGAACACCACCGGCACCTCGTTCGACGTGATCGCCGCGGTCTACGACCCCATCGTGCAGTTCGAGCGTGGCGGCACCAAGGTCGTGCCCGCGCTGGCCGAGAAATGGACCATCTCGGACGACGGCCTGGTCTACACCTTCCATCTGCGCAAGGGCGTGAAGTGGCACGCCAGCAAGAGCTACAAGCCCACGCGCGACTTCAACGCCGACGACGTGCTGTTCTCCATCGAGCGCCAGTGGAAGGAAGACAACCCCTACTTCAAGGTGACGAGTTCCAACCACTCCTATTTCAACGACATGGGCATGCCCAAGCTGCTCAAGTCGGTGGAGAAGGTGGACGACCACACCGTGCGCTTCACGCTGAACGCGCCCGAAGCGCCCTTCCTGGCCAACCTGGCGATGCAGTACGCCACCATCCAGTCCAAGGAATACGCCGACGCGATGCTCAAGGCCGGCACGCCCGAGAAGATCGACCAGGACCCGATAGGCACCGGCGCCTTCCAGCTGCAGCAGTACCAGAAGGACGCCATCATCCGCTTCAAGGCCTTCGACCAGTACTGGGCCGGCAAGTCCAAGCTGGACAACCTGGTGTTCTCCATCACCCCTGACGCCTCGGTGCGCTGGGCCAAGCTGCAAAAGGGCGAATGCCACGTCATGCCCTACCCCAACCCGGCCGACCTGGACGCGATGCGCAAGGACGCCAACGTCACCGTGATGGAGCAGCCCGGCCTGAACATCGGCTACCTGGCCTACAACAACCAGAAGAAGCCGTTTGACGACGTGCGCGTGCGCAAGGCCTTCAACATGGCGATGAACAAGAAGGCCATCGTGGACGCGGTGTATCTGTCCACGGGCGTGCCGGCCACCAACCCGATTCCGCCCACCCAGTGGTCCTACAACAACGCCATCAAGGACGACCCCTACGACCCCGAAGCCGCCAAGAAGCTGCTGGCCGAGGCGGGCTTTCCCAACGGCATGGACACCGACATCTGGGCCATGCCGGTGCAGCGCCCCTACAACCCCAACGCCAAGCGCATCGCCGAGCTGATGCAGGCCGACCTGGCCAAGATCGGCGTGAAGGCCGAGATCAAGAGCTACGAGTGGGGCGAATACCGCAAGCGCATGCAAAACGGCGAGCACCAGACCGGCATGCTGGGCTGGACCGGCGACAACGGCGACCCGGACAACTTCCTGGCCAACCTGCTGGGCTGCGAGTCGGCCAAGACCAACGGCTCCAACGTCGCCAAGTTCTGCAACGAGGAGTTCGAAGCGCTGGTGCAGAAGGCCAAGAAGACCACCGACGTGGCCGAGCGCACCAAGCTCTACGAGCAGGCGCAGGTGATCTTCAAGGAGCAGGCGCCCTGGTTCACCATCGCCCACGCGGTGCAACTCAAGCCCGTGCGCAAGGAAGTGGTGGACTTCAAGCTCAGCCC